One Setaria italica strain Yugu1 chromosome I, Setaria_italica_v2.0, whole genome shotgun sequence DNA window includes the following coding sequences:
- the LOC101753285 gene encoding peroxisome biogenesis protein 7 yields MPAFKAPAPGFSVRFSPFHENRLLVAASQHFGLVGNGHLIVLDLAAAGPGPGAAPAPVFSFPTSDALFDCAWSESHESLCAAASGDGSVRLFDAALPPAQNPVRLLREHAREVHGLDWNPVRRDAFISASWDDTLKLWSPDRQASVRTFRGHEYCVYAAAWSARHPDVFASASGDRTARVWDVRDPAPTLILPAHDHEVLSLDWDKYDPSILATASVDKSIRVWDVRAPRAPITQLAGHGYAVKRVRFSPHRQGMLMSCSYDMTVCMWDYRAEDALLARYNHHTEFVAGIDMSVLVDGLLASTGWDEMVYIWPFGTDPRAM; encoded by the coding sequence ATGCCGGCGTTCAAGGCCCCGGCGCCGGGCTTCTCCGTCCGCTTCAGCCCGTTCCACGAGAACCGCCTCCTCGTCGCGGCGTCGCAGCACTTTGGCCTCGTCGGCAACGGCCACCTCATCgtcctcgacctcgccgccgccggcccgggtcccggcgccgccccggcccccgtcTTCTCCTTCCCGACCTCCGACGCGCTCTTCGACTGCGCCTGGTCCGAGTCCCACGAGtccctctgcgccgccgcgtccgggGACGGCTCCGTGCGCCTCTTCGACGCCGCGCTCCCGCCGGCGCAGAACCCCGTGCGCCTCCTCCGGGAGCACGCGCGCGAGGTCCACGGCCTCGACTGGAACCCCGTCCGCCGGGACGCCTTCATCTCCGCGTCCTGGGACGACACGCTCAAGCTCTGGTCCCCCGACCGCCAGGCCTCCGTCCGCACCTTCCGCGGCCACGAGTACTGCGTCTACGCCGCCGCCTGGTCCGCGCGCCACCCGGACGtcttcgcctccgcctccggcgaCCGCACCGCGCGGGTCTGGGACGTTCGCGATCCGGCGCCCACGCTCATCCTGCCCGCGCACGACCACGAGGTGCTCTCGCTCGACTGGGACAAGTACGACCCGTCCAtcctcgccaccgcctccgTCGACAAATCCATCCGCGTCTGGGACGTGCGCGCGCCGCGGGCGCCCATCACGCAGCTCGCCGGACACGGCTACGCTGTCAAGCGCGTCCGCTTCTCGCCGCACCGCCAGGGCATGCTCATGTCCTGCTCCTACGACATGACCGTCTGCATGTGGGACTACCGCGCCGAGGACGCGCTGCTCGCCAGGTACAACCACCACACCGAGTTCGTCGCCGGAATCGACATGAGCGTGCTTGTCGACGGGCTGCTTGCCAGCACCGGCTGGGACGAGATGGTCTACATCTGGCCGTTCGGGACCGATCCCAGAGCCATGTAG
- the LOC101754106 gene encoding hydroquinone glucosyltransferase, with amino-acid sequence MAAATTGASDTSPSTTELPLPACTEELPPSPQNQVVLFASPGAGHLIPLVELARRLVVDHGLAVTVVTLTGMSNPATDAAVLSSLPASAATAVLPAVSLDDLPPDIGFGTLMFELVRRSLHHLRALMEGLSGSPVTALVCDFFGTAALPVAAELGVQGYVFFPNSFALISIMRHIVELHGDAAAGEYRDLPDPLPLPGGPALRHADLPDGFRDRTDPVYAYLVEEARRYGRADGFLVNSFEELEIAMAETFKRDAEDGAFPPVYPVGPFVRSSTGEKADESAFLEWLDHQPKDSVVYVSFGTGGALSVEQTAELAAGLEASGHRFLWVVRMPSLDGNPCALGTVPGDKDDPLAWLPEGFLERTSGRGLAVAAWAPQVRVLSHPATAAFVSHCGWNSTLESVAAGVPMVAWPLYAEQKTNATILTEVIGVALRPAAAREEIAAAVRELVVGEKGSAVRRRARELREAAARAWSPEGSSRRALGEVAGKWKVALVSGNGRIA; translated from the coding sequence ATGGCCGCGGCGACCACCGGTGCAAGTGACACGTCACCGTCGACGACGGAGCTGCCACTGCCGGCGTGCACAGAggagctgccgccgtcgccgcagaATCAGGTCGTGCTGTTCGCGAGTCCCGGCGCGGGCCACCTCATCCCGCTGGTGGAGCTcgcgcggcggctcgtcgtggacCACGGCCTCGCGGTCACCGTGGTCACGCTCACCGGCATGTCCAACCCGGCAACCGACGCCGCCGTGCTGTCCTCGctgccggcctccgccgcgaccGCGGTGCTCCCTGCCGTTTCCCTCGACGACCTCCCGCCGGACATCGGCTTCGGCACTCTCATGTTCGAGCTCGTCCGCCGCTCGCTCCACCACCTCCGCGCGCTCATGGAGGGCCTCAGCGGCAGCCCGGTGACCGCGCTCGTATGCGACTTCTTCGGAACCGCGGCTCTGCCGGTCGCCGCCGAGCTTGGCGTGCAGGGGTACGTCTTCTTCCCCAACAGCTTCGCGCTGATCTCCATCATGCGCCACATCGTGGAGCTccacggcgacgccgccgccggcgagtacCGCGACCTCCCGGacccgctcccgctccccggCGGCCCGGCTCTGCGCCACGCCGACCTCCCCGACGGGTTCCGGGACCGGACGGACCCGGTCTATGCCTACCTCGTCGAGGAGGCGCGGAGATACGGCCGCGCCGATGGCTTCCTTGTGAACAGCTTCGAGGAGCTGGAGATCGCCATGGCGGAGACGTTCAAGCGGGACGCCGAGGACGGCGCGTTCCCGCCGGTGTACCCTGTGGGGCCGTTCGTCCGGTCGAGCACCGGCGAAAAGGCCGATGAGTCGGCGTTCTTGGAGTGGTTGGATCACCAGCCGAAGGACTCGGTGGTGTACGTCTCCTTCGGCACTGGGGGCGCGCTGTCCGTGGAGCAGAcggccgagctcgccgccgggctGGAGGCGAGTGGCCACAGATTTCTTTGGGTCGTGCGCATGCCCAGCCTCGACGGCAACCCCTGCGCGTTGGGGACGGTCCCCGGCGACAAGGACGACCCGCTGGCGTGGCTCCCCGAGGGGTTCTTGGAGAGGACGAGCGGCCGgggcctcgccgtcgcggcgtGGGCGCCGCAGGTGCGCGTGCTCTCCcacccggcgacggcggcgttcgtgtcgcactgcgggtggaactcgacgcTGGAGAGCGTGGCGGCCGGCGTGCCGATGGTCGCGTGGCCGCTGTACGCGGAGCAGAAGACGAACGCCACCATCCTGACGGAGGTGATCGGCGTGgcgctgcggccggcggcggcgcgcgaggagatCGCCGCGGCGGTGAGGGAGCTTGTGGTGGGGGAGAAGGGAagcgccgtgcgccgccgggcAAGAGAGCTACGTGAGGCTGCGGCGCGGGCGTGGTCGCCGGAAGGGTCGTCGCGGCGGGCGCTGGGGGAAGTCGCCGGCAAGTGGAAGGTGGCGCTTGTCAGTGGGAATGGAAGGATTGCATGA